Proteins encoded together in one Streptomyces umbrinus window:
- a CDS encoding FHA domain-containing protein — protein sequence MTDEGDDDPWEKLTPRRPGTTRPPTAASPPPGPDKDGEDDKNGEKGEGGEEEKDDDPPERLSPRGADGRRTAADDDPPETLSPRRPGEAPSPGSGPPPRMVRCTGCGRKVPARVASCPVCAAPIADPDPAEDGSVSAALRFSGGLVQVRLRPGDVRNLGRDREWAPLTARGFADELSVSRRHAEVALRSDGTLWVTEYRDGTTHGTRVNGDYLLPAVTRQLADGDRLVLGLHSEATVSLCAPGEDLSAGAGA from the coding sequence CCCGACGCCCGGGCACGACCCGCCCGCCAACCGCGGCGTCACCCCCGCCGGGCCCCGACAAGGACGGCGAGGACGACAAGAACGGCGAGAAGGGCGAGGGCGGCGAGGAGGAGAAGGACGACGACCCGCCGGAGAGGCTCTCGCCCCGAGGCGCGGATGGGCGTCGCACGGCTGCTGACGACGACCCGCCGGAGACGTTGTCACCCCGGCGTCCCGGCGAGGCCCCGTCCCCCGGGTCGGGGCCGCCGCCCCGGATGGTGCGATGTACGGGATGCGGGCGCAAGGTCCCTGCGCGCGTCGCGAGTTGTCCCGTCTGTGCGGCCCCGATCGCGGACCCGGATCCCGCCGAGGACGGCTCCGTGTCCGCGGCACTGCGGTTCTCCGGTGGTCTGGTGCAGGTGCGTCTGCGCCCTGGGGACGTCCGCAATCTCGGCCGGGACCGGGAGTGGGCGCCCCTGACGGCCCGCGGGTTCGCCGACGAACTGTCGGTGTCCCGTCGCCACGCCGAAGTGGCCCTGCGATCGGACGGCACCCTGTGGGTGACGGAATACCGGGACGGCACCACCCACGGCACCCGCGTCAACGGTGACTACCTGCTCCCGGCCGTGACACGGCAGTTGGCCGACGGTGACCGCCTCGTCCTGGGGCTCCATTCCGAGGCGACCGTGTCGCTGTGCGCTCCGGGCGAGGACCTGTCCGCCGGGGCGGGAGCCTGA
- a CDS encoding RES family NAD+ phosphorylase: protein MAGHAPPEGTRMEPLVRVLPVGTELYRCHRETRPPDSFNPSRQHAFFDGDRFGATEQDPFPYLYAALDPVTALSEVLLRSVRFDGPWAQRRIPRALASKYRLSVLRTTTDLALVDLMSAEGLAAVWQDSWLVDAERDDYAKTRYWVRLIREHAPGIQGLLWQSKRHRPREALQLFGDRCGTCPLEPVPERTVSLSTPEGAAEARRLLSPVRATVSDAEPAAGR from the coding sequence ATGGCCGGCCACGCCCCGCCCGAGGGGACCCGCATGGAGCCTCTGGTCCGTGTGCTGCCCGTCGGCACGGAGCTGTACCGCTGCCATCGCGAGACGCGTCCGCCCGACTCGTTCAACCCCAGCCGCCAGCACGCGTTCTTCGACGGCGACCGCTTCGGCGCCACCGAACAGGACCCCTTCCCCTACCTGTACGCGGCACTCGATCCCGTCACCGCGCTCAGCGAGGTGCTCCTGCGGTCGGTGCGGTTCGACGGGCCGTGGGCCCAGCGCCGCATCCCCAGGGCACTCGCGAGCAAGTACCGTCTGTCCGTCCTGCGCACGACCACGGACCTCGCCCTCGTGGACCTGATGAGCGCGGAGGGACTGGCCGCGGTGTGGCAGGACTCCTGGCTCGTCGACGCGGAGCGGGACGACTACGCCAAGACCCGGTACTGGGTACGACTGATCAGAGAGCACGCCCCCGGCATACAGGGGCTGTTGTGGCAGTCCAAGCGCCACCGGCCGCGCGAGGCACTCCAGTTGTTCGGCGACCGCTGCGGTACGTGTCCGCTGGAGCCGGTGCCCGAGCGCACGGTGTCTCTGAGTACGCCGGAGGGAGCGGCCGAGGCCCGGCGGCTGCTGAGCCCGGTCCGTGCGACGGTCTCGGACGCGGAGCCCGCGGCGGGACGCTGA
- a CDS encoding CHAT domain-containing protein, whose translation MEEGLGADSDGERVRRFLRRAVGAGVTYTGTDLAPVGPDKATRDELIGELETCAGETASGPGSEVTARLGALVAARWADGRDPADRTRAIELLREARRMPDLDPGLRRDAARDLAVLLLAPLLDISPADSGVAALPPGLARYLPLGLPASAQGMTALEVLPEVVELGREVAGEGVPLPPHIEGILTMVPLLRAAGDGNTGGLADIMAALPGMLPDSGSLGGLAQALPYMAKAFDVLPSGGAPDDVPVDVVRSAEHAGPPGPAEMEEMARSLDAPTILTEIISPGFITLDDLRVLNERMLAAAGSDGGQARALAALSCLALGMRTGEQAHFAKALELLAQIREADGPVDHETEWLLQATVPAVLVGSQLVGHSLQDGQTAQELIDAALTSGGLLAEGAPDRPGAPGLLLMNRCLQAQFALDRAQRERDVDALGEVRDELLALIAQETDDESEWSGLPRIILCGLELVRVQLTADLSALRSAVDQHAAALAHTGTLPFARPLLATMEAPLLALATHLEPDSERMRRSLESARAALDAPASVSGQRPRNRVAIALALRALHSREGDPALLDDAIAELERAEADLSAESGRAGTEAADLVVPLHEQLATALAERAGSGDPAHDDALRDRLTRALAHARLALRASADDVLLQLGAEHGRRAARAAGSLGVRAAGWAVRLGRPEEAVACLEAGRALVLHAAAAGTTVADRLEALGAYETAAAWRQATVTTGAAGPAVLDEVLHPDATGVPRLPSALRREALELVRTAPGAASAASGPPPTPVLGATLVRCRADALVYLVPGTDDETGAALLLRPGLGVRVVELPGLSTADRGPLEEFVRAGVELRRSRGTDTTDIDAIPAVRRAVSKWQRSLERLCDWAGGSVMGPVLDALGLWQRALAESGLRPDGADESPEPVRLVLVPCGDLGAVPWQAARLPLPREDSGDDGKATDVPSTAHLCELAVVTFAASGSELVHGTRRSRLPVEGGQVLVAEPRDLYYAEDEIQALSRAYYGDARVLQGDDTETGPDLPTPAAILRVLGAEPFATAARAAMVHLACHGTAGTDPTRSALHLWYEEGAPPETGHLTVTTLLDTPSAGDRSGPLVVLSACETDVSEADHDEALTLTTALVHRLATDVIGSRWAVSDGVTPALMTVLHHHLNAGLAPPDALRATQRYALTPAEHRCPVTGLDMLDPFLAQQDIGELQNWAAFIHQGSPAPEPPRRDPAR comes from the coding sequence GTGGAAGAGGGGCTCGGAGCGGACTCGGACGGGGAACGGGTGCGACGGTTCCTCCGCCGTGCCGTCGGTGCCGGGGTGACGTACACGGGAACGGACCTGGCCCCGGTCGGCCCGGACAAGGCCACCCGGGACGAGCTGATCGGCGAACTCGAAACGTGCGCCGGGGAGACGGCGTCCGGACCGGGGAGCGAGGTCACCGCCCGGCTCGGGGCGCTGGTCGCGGCCCGGTGGGCGGACGGGCGGGACCCCGCCGACCGCACACGGGCCATCGAACTGCTGCGCGAGGCGCGGCGGATGCCCGATCTGGACCCCGGTCTCCGTCGCGACGCCGCCCGTGATCTCGCCGTCCTGCTGCTGGCGCCGCTGCTGGACATCTCCCCTGCCGACAGCGGGGTGGCCGCGCTGCCACCCGGTCTGGCCCGGTACCTTCCGCTCGGCCTGCCGGCCTCCGCGCAGGGCATGACCGCGCTGGAGGTGCTGCCCGAAGTCGTCGAACTGGGACGGGAGGTGGCGGGTGAGGGGGTGCCGCTGCCACCTCATATCGAGGGCATCCTCACGATGGTGCCGCTGCTGCGGGCCGCCGGGGACGGCAACACCGGCGGGCTGGCCGACATCATGGCCGCGCTGCCCGGCATGCTGCCCGACAGCGGTTCACTGGGCGGGCTGGCCCAGGCGCTGCCGTACATGGCGAAGGCGTTCGACGTACTGCCCTCGGGCGGTGCCCCGGACGACGTCCCGGTGGACGTGGTGCGCTCCGCAGAGCACGCCGGGCCTCCCGGCCCCGCAGAGATGGAGGAGATGGCGCGCTCACTGGACGCGCCCACGATCCTCACCGAGATCATCAGCCCCGGCTTCATCACGCTCGACGACCTGCGTGTGCTGAACGAGCGGATGCTGGCCGCGGCCGGCTCCGACGGCGGCCAGGCCCGCGCCCTCGCGGCGCTCTCCTGCCTGGCCCTCGGGATGCGTACGGGCGAACAGGCCCACTTCGCGAAGGCGTTGGAGCTGCTGGCACAGATCCGGGAGGCGGACGGGCCCGTCGACCACGAGACGGAGTGGCTGCTCCAGGCGACCGTGCCCGCGGTGCTGGTCGGCTCCCAGCTGGTGGGGCACAGCCTCCAGGACGGGCAGACCGCGCAGGAACTGATCGACGCCGCCCTGACCTCCGGGGGTCTGCTCGCCGAGGGCGCCCCCGACCGGCCGGGTGCGCCCGGCCTGCTGCTCATGAACCGCTGTCTCCAGGCCCAGTTCGCCCTCGACCGGGCCCAACGCGAGCGTGACGTCGACGCGTTGGGGGAGGTACGGGACGAACTCCTCGCCCTGATCGCGCAGGAGACCGATGACGAGAGCGAGTGGAGCGGGCTGCCGCGGATCATCCTCTGCGGCCTCGAACTCGTCCGGGTGCAGCTGACCGCCGACCTGAGCGCGCTGCGCAGCGCGGTCGACCAGCATGCCGCCGCCCTGGCGCACACCGGCACGCTCCCCTTCGCCCGCCCGCTGCTCGCGACGATGGAAGCCCCCCTGCTCGCGCTCGCCACACACCTCGAACCGGACTCCGAGCGCATGCGGCGCTCCCTCGAATCGGCACGGGCCGCGCTGGACGCGCCCGCCTCCGTGTCCGGTCAGCGCCCCCGCAACCGGGTGGCCATCGCACTCGCCCTGCGCGCCCTGCACAGCCGCGAGGGCGACCCGGCCCTCCTCGACGACGCCATCGCCGAACTGGAGCGGGCCGAGGCCGACCTGAGTGCCGAGAGCGGCCGGGCCGGGACCGAGGCGGCCGATCTCGTGGTGCCGCTGCACGAGCAGCTGGCCACCGCCCTCGCGGAGCGTGCCGGCTCCGGCGACCCCGCCCACGACGACGCCCTGCGGGACCGGCTGACCCGGGCGCTCGCCCACGCCAGACTGGCTCTGCGCGCCTCGGCCGACGACGTGCTGCTCCAGCTCGGTGCCGAGCACGGACGGCGCGCCGCACGGGCGGCCGGCAGCCTCGGCGTCCGTGCGGCGGGCTGGGCCGTGCGCCTGGGCCGGCCCGAGGAGGCGGTCGCCTGTCTGGAGGCAGGGCGTGCCCTGGTCCTGCACGCCGCCGCGGCCGGGACCACGGTGGCCGACCGGCTGGAGGCACTCGGCGCCTATGAGACGGCGGCGGCGTGGCGGCAGGCCACGGTGACCACCGGCGCAGCTGGACCCGCGGTCCTCGACGAGGTGCTCCATCCGGACGCGACGGGAGTGCCGCGGCTGCCCAGCGCGCTGCGCCGAGAGGCGTTGGAGCTGGTGCGCACGGCCCCGGGTGCCGCGAGCGCGGCATCGGGGCCGCCGCCCACACCGGTTCTCGGCGCGACGCTTGTCCGCTGCCGGGCCGACGCGCTGGTCTATCTCGTGCCGGGCACCGACGACGAGACGGGTGCCGCGCTGCTGCTGCGACCCGGACTCGGAGTGCGGGTGGTGGAGTTGCCGGGGCTGTCGACCGCGGACCGCGGGCCGCTGGAGGAGTTCGTACGGGCCGGGGTCGAACTGCGGCGGAGCCGGGGCACGGACACCACGGACATCGACGCGATCCCCGCGGTCCGCCGCGCGGTGAGCAAGTGGCAGCGGTCCCTGGAGCGGTTGTGCGACTGGGCGGGCGGGTCGGTCATGGGACCGGTGCTGGACGCACTGGGCCTGTGGCAGCGCGCGCTGGCCGAGAGCGGGCTGCGGCCGGACGGCGCCGACGAGTCCCCCGAACCGGTCCGGCTGGTGCTCGTGCCCTGCGGCGACCTGGGCGCCGTACCGTGGCAGGCCGCGCGGCTGCCGCTGCCGCGGGAGGACTCCGGCGACGACGGGAAGGCGACCGACGTCCCCTCGACGGCCCACCTCTGTGAACTCGCGGTCGTGACCTTCGCCGCGTCCGGTTCCGAACTGGTCCATGGGACACGGCGGTCGAGGCTGCCGGTCGAAGGCGGGCAGGTGCTGGTCGCGGAGCCCAGGGACCTGTACTACGCCGAGGACGAGATCCAGGCGCTGAGCCGGGCGTACTACGGCGACGCCCGCGTCCTGCAGGGCGACGACACCGAGACCGGCCCCGACCTCCCCACGCCGGCCGCCATCCTGAGGGTGCTCGGCGCCGAGCCGTTCGCCACGGCCGCCCGTGCCGCGATGGTGCACCTGGCGTGCCATGGGACCGCCGGCACCGACCCCACCCGCTCCGCGCTGCACCTGTGGTACGAGGAGGGCGCTCCCCCCGAGACCGGCCATCTCACCGTGACCACCCTGCTGGACACCCCGTCGGCCGGGGACCGCAGCGGACCCCTCGTGGTGCTCAGCGCGTGCGAGACCGATGTGAGCGAGGCGGACCACGACGAGGCCCTGACCCTCACCACTGCCCTCGTGCACCGGCTGGCCACGGATGTCATCGGTTCCCGCTGGGCCGTGTCGGACGGTGTCACCCCGGCCCTGATGACGGTCCTGCACCACCATCTGAACGCCGGTCTCGCCCCGCCCGACGCCCTGCGGGCCACGCAGCGCTACGCCCTCACCCCCGCCGAACACCGCTGTCCCGTCACGGGGTTGGACATGCTGGACCCGTTCCTCGCGCAACAGGACATCGGCGAACTCCAGAACTGGGCCGCCTTCATCCATCAGGGCAGTCCCGCCCCCGAGCCTCCCAGGAGGGACCCGGCCCGATGA
- a CDS encoding TetR/AcrR family transcriptional regulator, translating into MRPSSRTQILEAAIRVTEKEGITSLTLESVAVEAGLTKGGLLYHFRTREELLLAIQRYLTEGWEKQLEARLGKAFAEATATERAIAYTLMDMESQPRKADLAFMVESASDPELAQVWNALVDRWVPVPAEPDPAQLELFLARMAADGLWLFEATTGTKLTPAVKDALRQRIAALTESASTP; encoded by the coding sequence ATGCGACCGAGCTCTCGAACCCAGATCCTGGAAGCCGCGATCCGTGTGACCGAGAAGGAGGGGATCACGAGCCTGACCCTGGAGTCGGTGGCCGTGGAGGCCGGACTGACCAAGGGGGGTCTGCTGTACCACTTCCGTACCCGGGAGGAGCTGCTGCTGGCGATCCAGCGGTATCTGACCGAGGGATGGGAGAAGCAGCTGGAGGCTCGGCTCGGGAAGGCGTTCGCGGAGGCGACGGCGACCGAGCGGGCGATCGCCTACACGCTCATGGACATGGAGAGCCAGCCTCGCAAGGCGGACCTGGCGTTCATGGTCGAGTCGGCGTCCGACCCGGAGCTGGCGCAGGTGTGGAACGCCCTGGTGGACCGGTGGGTGCCGGTCCCGGCCGAGCCCGATCCGGCGCAACTGGAGCTGTTCCTGGCCCGGATGGCCGCGGACGGGCTGTGGCTTTTCGAGGCGACCACCGGGACGAAACTCACGCCCGCGGTGAAGGATGCCCTTCGGCAGCGGATCGCCGCACTCACCGAATCGGCCTCCACACCGTGA
- a CDS encoding MFS transporter — protein MSKARRWWVLLTVSAGLLLISVDMTVLYTALPTLTGDLHADASQKLWIINAYPLVSAGLLLGTGTLGDRVGHKRLFLAGLVIFGAASTMAAFATSPGMLIAARAFLAVGAATMMPSTLALIRLTFEDERERGVAIGIWGTTSVVGTALGPVLGGFLLEHFWWGSVFLVNVPVVLLALVAAVFLAPGGSGRADRPWDPVASLYVMIGLVALVYAIKETTRPDPAPLHMVGALLVSFLGFRAFLRRQRTQPYPLIDFALFRNRPLLVGVLGAGLAMFATAGIQLVLAQRLQLVIGHTPLGAGLLVAASALGALVAGVVVGGLVHRVSVRTLIGGGLATSALGILLTLLLTPGAVPLLDSAQSSGWVVPGLILAGAGLGTTMTAASAAIIGGAPPHRAGMASSVEEVSYELGSLTGVAVLGSVLTAVYTGTVTLPAGTPGTAADSLDEARATADHLPAEQGRPLLDAATSAFDNGYNTTLVIATVLLAAGSLFTYRYLGRAASSANTSTARSSSASVL, from the coding sequence ATGAGCAAGGCACGACGCTGGTGGGTCCTGTTGACCGTCTCGGCGGGGCTGTTGCTGATATCGGTGGACATGACGGTGCTCTACACCGCCCTGCCCACCCTGACCGGCGATCTGCACGCCGACGCCTCGCAGAAGCTCTGGATCATCAACGCCTATCCGCTGGTGTCGGCCGGCCTGCTGCTGGGCACCGGCACACTGGGCGACCGGGTGGGACACAAGCGGCTCTTCCTGGCCGGCCTGGTCATCTTCGGTGCGGCGTCGACGATGGCCGCCTTCGCCACCTCCCCCGGGATGCTGATCGCCGCGCGCGCCTTCCTGGCGGTGGGCGCGGCGACGATGATGCCCTCGACGCTGGCGCTGATCCGGCTCACCTTCGAGGACGAGCGGGAACGCGGGGTGGCGATCGGGATCTGGGGCACGACGTCGGTGGTCGGCACCGCGCTCGGACCGGTCCTCGGCGGCTTCCTGCTGGAGCACTTCTGGTGGGGTTCGGTGTTCCTGGTCAACGTGCCCGTCGTCCTGCTCGCCCTGGTGGCGGCGGTGTTCCTCGCCCCCGGCGGATCCGGCCGCGCGGACCGGCCCTGGGACCCCGTCGCCTCGCTCTACGTCATGATCGGCCTGGTCGCGCTGGTCTACGCGATCAAGGAGACCACCCGGCCCGATCCCGCACCCCTGCACATGGTCGGGGCGCTGCTGGTGTCCTTCCTCGGCTTCCGGGCCTTCCTGCGTCGCCAGCGCACTCAGCCCTACCCTCTGATCGACTTCGCGCTCTTCCGCAATCGGCCCCTGCTCGTCGGCGTGCTCGGCGCCGGCCTCGCGATGTTCGCCACCGCCGGCATCCAGCTCGTCCTGGCCCAGCGCCTCCAACTGGTCATCGGCCACACCCCGCTCGGCGCGGGCCTGCTCGTGGCCGCGTCTGCCCTGGGGGCCCTGGTGGCCGGGGTCGTCGTCGGCGGCCTGGTCCACCGGGTCAGCGTGCGCACACTGATCGGCGGCGGCCTCGCCACGAGCGCACTGGGCATCCTGCTGACGCTCCTGCTCACCCCGGGCGCGGTCCCCCTCCTGGACTCCGCCCAGAGCTCCGGCTGGGTCGTCCCCGGCCTGATCCTGGCCGGCGCGGGTCTGGGCACCACGATGACCGCCGCCTCCGCCGCGATCATCGGCGGCGCCCCGCCCCACCGCGCCGGTATGGCCTCCTCGGTGGAGGAGGTCTCGTACGAACTGGGCAGCCTGACCGGTGTCGCCGTCCTCGGCAGCGTGCTGACGGCGGTCTACACCGGCACGGTCACCCTGCCCGCGGGCACCCCCGGCACCGCGGCCGACAGCCTGGACGAGGCCCGCGCCACCGCCGACCACCTGCCCGCGGAGCAGGGCCGCCCCCTGCTGGACGCCGCCACCTCCGCCTTCGACAACGGCTACAACACGACCCTGGTCATAGCCACCGTCCTCCTGGCCGCCGGCTCCCTCTTCACCTACCGCTACCTGGGGCGTGCTGCCAGCTCGGCGAACACCTCGACGGCGCGGTCGAGTTCGGCCTCGGTGTTGTAG
- a CDS encoding aminotransferase class V-fold PLP-dependent enzyme — protein MDIEALRRDTPGTANRVHLNNAGAGLLSRRTLRDTTVHLELEAAIGGYEAADRERGRIDATYANIARLVGGRPDEVALFDNSTHAWNAAFYSMTFAPGDRILTGRAEYGSNVLAYLQIARRTGAEVVVVPNDESGQLDTAALAELIDDRTRLVGVSHVPTSGGLVNPAAEIGRISRAAGVPFLLDATQSVGQFPVDVAELGCDMLTATGRKFLRGPRGTGFLWVRREALDHLEPYVSEIASATWDGKRGFTWRDGARRFETWEVSYANVLGLSAAVEQALEIGMEDIGRRAVGLGELLRDRLDAVPGVTTYDLGRQRCAIVTAKVDDVSTADVAAALAERDVNVTTTVAAHTQFDTEDRGVHPLVRLSPHYYNTEAELDRAVEVFAELAARPR, from the coding sequence ATGGACATCGAAGCGCTCCGCCGGGACACCCCGGGCACCGCGAACCGGGTTCATCTGAACAACGCGGGTGCCGGGCTGTTGTCGCGGAGGACCCTTCGGGACACGACGGTCCATCTGGAGCTGGAGGCCGCCATCGGGGGGTACGAGGCCGCGGACCGGGAACGGGGCCGAATCGACGCCACCTACGCGAACATCGCGCGCCTCGTCGGTGGCCGGCCCGACGAGGTCGCGCTGTTCGACAACTCCACGCACGCCTGGAACGCCGCGTTCTATTCCATGACGTTCGCGCCGGGCGACCGCATCCTCACCGGCCGGGCCGAGTACGGAAGCAACGTCCTCGCCTATCTGCAGATCGCCCGGCGCACCGGCGCCGAGGTCGTCGTCGTCCCCAACGACGAGTCCGGGCAGCTCGACACCGCGGCCCTGGCGGAGCTGATCGACGACCGGACCAGGCTGGTCGGTGTCAGCCATGTCCCCACCAGTGGCGGTCTGGTCAACCCCGCGGCCGAGATCGGTCGCATCAGCCGGGCCGCGGGTGTGCCCTTCCTGCTCGATGCCACACAGTCCGTCGGCCAGTTCCCGGTCGATGTCGCCGAACTCGGGTGCGACATGCTCACCGCCACGGGCAGGAAGTTCCTGCGCGGCCCTCGCGGGACGGGATTTCTGTGGGTGCGCCGGGAAGCACTGGACCACCTGGAGCCGTACGTCAGTGAGATCGCCTCCGCCACCTGGGACGGGAAGCGGGGCTTCACCTGGCGCGACGGCGCCCGGCGCTTCGAGACCTGGGAGGTGAGCTACGCCAACGTGCTCGGCCTGAGCGCCGCCGTCGAGCAGGCCCTTGAGATCGGCATGGAGGACATTGGGCGCCGTGCCGTCGGGCTCGGGGAGTTGTTGCGCGACCGGCTTGACGCCGTGCCCGGTGTCACGACGTACGACCTCGGTCGGCAGCGGTGCGCGATCGTGACCGCCAAGGTCGATGACGTGTCCACCGCGGATGTTGCCGCCGCTCTTGCTGAGCGCGATGTCAATGTCACCACCACCGTGGCGGCGCACACCCAGTTCGACACCGAGGACCGGGGCGTCCATCCGCTGGTGCGGCTGTCGCCGCACTACTACAACACCGAGGCCGAACTCGACCGCGCCGTCGAGGTGTTCGCCGAGCTGGCAGCACGCCCCAGGTAG
- a CDS encoding sugar phosphate isomerase/epimerase family protein produces the protein MNRVSPRLGLCSVTLRHLDVAGVLGAAVEAGLECVEWGADVHVPAGDEAVAVRVRGATEEAGLAVASYGSYYRAGCTDPAEFDGVLRSAVLLGAPRIRIWAGATGTEEASPEERAAVVEDTRRAAELAADVGVYLAYEFHRNTLTDGADRVLRLLEEVGRPDVLTYWQPPLDVADSDALLGLDAVIDGVAAVHAFSWWPGTTRRPLSARSELWGGVLGRLRVGGGGGPMDVLLEFVPGDDEGILAREARTLRGLGE, from the coding sequence GTGAACCGGGTGTCGCCGCGGCTGGGGCTGTGTTCCGTCACCCTGCGGCACCTTGATGTGGCCGGGGTGCTCGGGGCCGCGGTCGAGGCGGGGCTCGAGTGTGTGGAGTGGGGTGCCGACGTGCATGTACCTGCGGGGGATGAGGCCGTGGCCGTCCGGGTTCGCGGCGCCACGGAGGAGGCGGGGCTCGCGGTGGCCTCGTACGGCTCGTACTACCGCGCCGGGTGTACCGACCCGGCGGAGTTCGACGGGGTTCTTCGCTCCGCCGTGCTGCTCGGGGCGCCACGTATTCGGATCTGGGCGGGGGCGACTGGGACGGAGGAGGCTTCGCCGGAGGAGCGGGCGGCGGTTGTCGAGGACACTCGGCGTGCGGCGGAGCTTGCGGCTGATGTGGGCGTGTATCTCGCCTACGAGTTCCATCGCAACACGCTGACCGATGGGGCTGATCGTGTCTTGCGGTTGCTGGAGGAGGTGGGGCGGCCCGACGTTCTCACGTACTGGCAGCCGCCGCTCGATGTGGCCGACTCGGATGCGCTGCTTGGTCTCGACGCGGTGATTGACGGCGTTGCCGCCGTGCATGCGTTCTCCTGGTGGCCGGGGACGACTCGGCGTCCGCTCTCTGCGCGGTCCGAGTTGTGGGGTGGGGTGCTTGGGCGGCTGCGGGTGGGGGGTGGGGGTGGGCCGATGGATGTTCTGCTGGAGTTCGTTCCGGGGGATGACGAGGGGATTCTTGCGCGGGAGGCTCGGACGCTTCGGGGGTTGGGCGAGTAG